One stretch of Pedobacter riviphilus DNA includes these proteins:
- a CDS encoding TonB-dependent receptor plug domain-containing protein, which yields MKKNSIIKGEHIFLLMFLSLLVFSESLFAQQRQIGGKVTSADGLPIPGAVVKVKGKTGGTGTSSEGTYTISAQAGDILQISSVGFVSKEVPVGQSATINISLAEDKQQLDEVVVVGYGVQQKKLVTGATVQVKGETLQKQSTTNALQGLQGQTPGVQITSTSGQPGENIKVTIRGLGTIGNASPLYVVDGVLTGDITYLNSSDIESIDVLKDAASAAIYGSQAANGVVLVTTRQGKRGQKGQITFDAYAGVQNVAKK from the coding sequence ATGAAAAAGAATTCTATAATTAAAGGAGAACATATTTTTCTGTTGATGTTTCTTTCACTGCTTGTTTTCAGCGAATCTTTGTTTGCGCAGCAGCGCCAGATCGGCGGAAAAGTGACTTCAGCGGATGGGCTCCCTATACCGGGTGCAGTAGTAAAAGTTAAAGGAAAAACCGGTGGAACCGGAACGAGTAGCGAGGGTACGTATACCATTAGTGCCCAGGCAGGAGATATACTCCAGATTAGCTCTGTTGGTTTTGTAAGTAAAGAAGTACCGGTTGGACAAAGTGCTACGATTAACATTAGTTTAGCTGAAGATAAACAGCAACTCGATGAAGTAGTGGTGGTGGGCTACGGTGTTCAGCAAAAGAAACTGGTAACCGGTGCCACCGTTCAGGTTAAAGGAGAAACGCTGCAAAAGCAAAGTACTACTAACGCACTGCAAGGCTTACAGGGGCAAACTCCCGGTGTACAAATCACCTCTACTTCCGGTCAGCCCGGCGAAAACATCAAGGTAACCATAAGGGGTTTAGGTACCATTGGCAATGCATCGCCGCTATATGTTGTAGATGGCGTGCTTACAGGTGATATCACTTATTTAAACTCATCAGATATCGAATCGATCGATGTTCTAAAAGATGCTGCATCTGCGGCTATTTATGGTTCACAGGCGGCTAATGGTGTTGTGTTGGTTACTACACGGCAAGGTAAACGCGGGCAGAAAGGGCAGATTACTTTTGATGCTTACGCAGGCGTACAAAACGTTGCAAAAAAATAG
- a CDS encoding efflux RND transporter periplasmic adaptor subunit has product MSITKKSLSWLCFSLLWVGCSQRPQNTSTEQPQALETDFITLNPDTATVKQTYPGNIEGLVNVDIKAQVSGYLEKIFVKEGDYVQKGQLLFKIKSEVFQEQVSNSSAALQAAIATHASVRIEVEKMKSLVGGSVVSPVQLKTAEANLQAATAQVAQAKATFGASKINAGFALIKAPVSGYIGRIPNRVGNLISATDATPLTTLSDISTVYVYFSLSEAEFMRLNSGSADRTAKINIGLVTADGQQYPENGKLQVASGNVDRVTGTVSIKAVFNNPKRILRSGGSANVVIEESLSNILLVPKAAVKDIQDKFFVYRLADSSKVRLIPIEIKAESGDNYIVRSGLKNGEQIAINRIDVLYDGIQVKPKIKTKS; this is encoded by the coding sequence ATGAGTATAACAAAAAAATCCTTAAGCTGGCTCTGCTTTTCTTTATTATGGGTGGGATGTAGCCAAAGGCCTCAAAATACTTCTACAGAACAGCCGCAGGCTTTGGAAACTGACTTTATTACCTTAAACCCAGATACTGCAACAGTTAAACAAACCTATCCGGGGAATATTGAAGGGCTCGTGAATGTTGATATCAAAGCCCAGGTGAGCGGTTACCTGGAGAAAATATTCGTTAAAGAGGGCGATTATGTGCAGAAAGGACAGTTGCTTTTTAAAATCAAGTCAGAAGTTTTTCAGGAGCAGGTTAGTAACAGTTCTGCCGCTTTGCAGGCTGCAATTGCCACGCATGCTAGCGTCCGGATCGAAGTAGAAAAAATGAAATCGCTTGTTGGCGGAAGCGTTGTGTCGCCAGTACAACTGAAGACGGCTGAAGCTAACCTGCAAGCTGCTACCGCACAGGTAGCCCAGGCGAAGGCTACTTTTGGAGCGTCAAAAATAAACGCCGGTTTTGCACTGATCAAAGCGCCGGTAAGCGGCTATATTGGCAGGATTCCAAACCGCGTGGGAAACTTGATCTCTGCAACTGATGCGACTCCACTAACCACGCTTTCAGATATTAGTACCGTATATGTATATTTCTCGCTTAGTGAGGCAGAATTTATGCGCCTGAATTCGGGAAGTGCAGATAGAACTGCCAAAATAAACATTGGCCTGGTTACTGCCGACGGGCAGCAATACCCTGAAAATGGTAAGCTACAGGTAGCTAGTGGAAACGTTGACCGGGTTACCGGAACAGTTAGTATAAAAGCCGTGTTCAATAATCCGAAAAGAATTTTGCGCTCTGGCGGCTCAGCCAATGTGGTAATAGAAGAATCGCTATCGAATATCCTCTTGGTACCTAAAGCTGCTGTTAAAGACATACAGGATAAGTTTTTTGTTTACCGCCTGGCCGATAGCAGTAAGGTGAGATTGATCCCAATCGAAATAAAAGCGGAGAGTGGTGATAACTATATAGTCAGATCGGGCTTGAAAAATGGCGAACAGATTGCCATTAACCGGATTGATGTGCTATATGATGGCATTCAGGTAAAACCAAAGATCAAAACAAAATCTTAA
- a CDS encoding LytR/AlgR family response regulator transcription factor — protein sequence MNILIIEDEHPNAERLKRLVLAIKPQAVILDVLDTVSSSVEWLKSNPVPDLILMDIRLADGISFEIFNHVEVKSPIVFTTAYDEYAVRAFKFNSVDYLLKPIEEEELRTALEKTGRRTEDVSAIITDRLQGVIDALENKKIRTRFLIPHKDSYKILAANDVSFFHSEHKITYAHLPSGWNEVVPQNMGELEEQLDPTLFFRLNRQYIVNINAINKVYNHFNSKLKVSFHHYPLLEAFVSRERVPLFKAWLDQ from the coding sequence ATGAATATATTAATTATAGAAGATGAGCATCCTAATGCCGAACGCCTTAAAAGGCTGGTTCTGGCAATAAAACCGCAGGCTGTAATCCTGGATGTATTAGATACAGTTTCCAGCAGTGTTGAGTGGCTTAAATCAAACCCTGTTCCTGATCTGATACTGATGGACATCAGGTTGGCTGATGGCATCAGTTTCGAGATTTTTAATCATGTAGAAGTGAAGAGCCCTATTGTTTTTACTACAGCTTACGATGAGTACGCTGTAAGGGCATTCAAGTTTAACAGTGTGGATTACCTGCTTAAACCGATTGAAGAAGAGGAACTACGTACTGCGCTTGAAAAAACCGGTCGGCGAACAGAAGATGTATCTGCAATTATAACCGATCGGCTGCAGGGTGTAATTGATGCGCTTGAAAACAAAAAGATCAGAACACGCTTTTTAATCCCCCATAAAGACAGCTATAAAATACTTGCCGCTAACGATGTCAGCTTCTTTCATTCTGAGCACAAAATTACTTATGCACATTTGCCTAGTGGCTGGAACGAAGTTGTACCACAAAATATGGGAGAACTTGAAGAGCAATTGGATCCGACACTTTTTTTTAGGCTCAACAGACAGTATATCGTCAATATAAATGCAATAAATAAGGTCTACAATCACTTCAATTCAAAGCTGAAAGTTAGTTTTCATCATTACCCCTTGCTAGAAGCATTTGTAAGCCGGGAACGAGTGCCGCTGTTTAAAGCTTGGTTAGACCAATGA
- a CDS encoding RagB/SusD family nutrient uptake outer membrane protein — translation MKTIKIYAVALSLLSLGACKKSFLDTKQVTAVTDQNFYKTPKDAFTALVGCYDGLQVVWSEGIALPVAAEVMSDNTFGATGNSDGFGYQMIDEFDKSRSPSDQNLYNRNWVLYYRALFRCNMLLSKLDQIEWGSDTQLRKTYESETRFLRAYLLFDMVRLWGNIPLLTAPSTENIPQSNPDEVYKVIANDLKFAAANLPEVAYPAQAVANHGRVTRYAAEALMGRVFLFYTGYYAKADLVGVVSKSEALAYLEDVITKGGYGLIENFANLWPAASLTSYAGEDNKETIFAIKYTYTSDYAGNTDGNHWMVMIGIREQALYPYGNGWGAETVNPKLWNAYLPTDTRRAGSIISIVDEKLPFTNQKGQREYTGYYVKKYSPMIGLDGKPLPEANGNPNFQIGQFQDYVSIRYADVLLMAAELGSGNAQTYFDAVRQRAYKDAFTPLAISHDNIIKERRLEFAFEGIRYYDLLRQGIDKAAQEIAETSTVLNGGVSTEKKISAANIMATKGLQQIPYTQIGLSNGTLKQNAGW, via the coding sequence ATGAAAACTATAAAAATATATGCTGTAGCACTGAGCCTTTTATCTTTAGGCGCCTGCAAAAAAAGTTTTCTGGATACTAAGCAAGTGACAGCAGTAACAGATCAAAATTTTTACAAAACACCAAAAGATGCATTTACTGCACTTGTTGGTTGTTATGACGGGTTACAGGTGGTGTGGTCTGAGGGGATTGCTTTGCCCGTCGCAGCTGAAGTAATGTCTGACAATACTTTCGGTGCAACCGGAAATTCTGATGGTTTTGGTTACCAGATGATTGATGAATTTGATAAGTCGCGTTCGCCATCAGATCAAAATTTATATAATCGAAACTGGGTTTTGTATTATAGGGCGTTGTTTCGCTGCAACATGCTACTGAGTAAACTAGATCAGATAGAATGGGGTAGCGATACCCAGTTAAGAAAAACATACGAATCTGAGACTCGCTTTTTGCGTGCTTACCTGCTATTTGATATGGTTAGGCTTTGGGGAAACATTCCATTGTTAACGGCTCCATCTACCGAAAATATACCACAAAGTAATCCAGATGAAGTTTATAAGGTAATTGCCAACGATCTTAAATTCGCTGCAGCAAATTTACCGGAAGTTGCTTACCCGGCTCAGGCGGTAGCCAATCATGGTAGGGTTACCAGATATGCTGCAGAAGCCCTGATGGGTCGCGTATTCCTGTTTTACACAGGTTACTATGCAAAGGCAGATTTAGTTGGTGTTGTATCTAAATCAGAAGCCCTTGCATATCTTGAAGATGTAATTACAAAAGGCGGGTATGGTTTAATTGAGAATTTTGCCAACTTATGGCCTGCTGCATCACTAACGTCTTATGCAGGTGAAGATAATAAGGAAACCATTTTTGCAATAAAATATACGTATACAAGTGATTATGCTGGCAATACCGATGGCAACCATTGGATGGTAATGATAGGTATCCGTGAGCAGGCACTTTACCCGTATGGAAACGGATGGGGTGCTGAAACTGTAAACCCTAAACTATGGAATGCATATCTGCCAACTGATACAAGAAGAGCAGGTTCCATCATTTCTATTGTCGACGAAAAACTCCCCTTCACAAATCAAAAAGGTCAAAGAGAATATACTGGCTACTATGTAAAAAAATACAGCCCAATGATCGGTTTAGATGGCAAGCCCCTGCCAGAGGCAAATGGTAATCCCAACTTCCAGATTGGTCAGTTCCAGGATTATGTATCTATCCGTTATGCTGATGTATTATTGATGGCAGCAGAGTTGGGAAGTGGAAATGCCCAAACCTATTTTGATGCTGTTAGGCAGCGTGCATATAAAGATGCATTTACACCGCTTGCAATAAGCCATGATAACATCATTAAAGAACGCAGGCTGGAATTTGCTTTCGAAGGAATACGCTATTATGATTTATTGCGCCAGGGAATAGATAAAGCAGCCCAGGAAATTGCCGAAACTTCAACCGTATTAAATGGTGGGGTAAGTACAGAGAAAAAAATATCTGCTGCAAATATCATGGCTACAAAAGGTTTGCAGCAAATACCATACACCCAGATCGGGCTTTCTAATGGAACATTAAAACAAAATGCAGGCTGGTAA
- a CDS encoding UPF0758 domain-containing protein — protein MGFFAMRDGELLAMLIGSGTPNESAIDLSCRILESVGGDLWNLAALDVSGLCRFTGWGLLNHPWLLRRWNWPGD, from the coding sequence ATTGGGTTCTTTGCAATGAGGGATGGCGAGCTGCTGGCGATGTTGATCGGTTCTGGAACGCCCAATGAATCGGCAATTGATTTATCCTGTCGGATATTGGAGAGTGTGGGTGGGGATTTATGGAATTTGGCAGCGCTGGATGTTTCCGGGCTTTGCCGTTTCACCGGATGGGGATTGCTAAATCATCCTTGGTTATTGCGGCGATGGAACTGGCCAGGAGATTGA
- a CDS encoding SusC/RagA family TonB-linked outer membrane protein produces MSEAAVNSGKQPLFTNDQIKAFGKGTSWMDEMFVDNALTQNYALGASGASETSVYSLGLSYTGQEGIVGGKGLSNYERYSFKINSEHNFYKDIIKIGQHLTYTDINNNGILVGNQYNNTLRGAFSASPFLKMYDENGNFFDNSKSTWNNGEANPYALMVYNSQNKNNTQRILGDIYMVIEPIKNLKFRTSLGIDYSASESRSYTPVYSLSVYSYNLVNKASQSMNKGKSLIWDNLLSYKFKLGNDHTFEAMVGSSAYRADGSSIFGTNTNLIADGFDYAWLSNATGKNIAGITIGGRPNDPDRRLSYFGRLNYNYKEKFLLNTTFRADGSSRFGPANRWGYFPSVSVGWVVTNESFMQGQKDWLDFLKVRASWGQVGSQNIDAFQYLAPIKLNNTNYIFGPTEGVLTPGGYQERISNPAVKWETSEQTNIGFDANFLQGKFALNFDWYNKTTKDWLIAVPILATAGANPPFINGGNVRNTGIELALTYKNKVGEFNYSVGVNGAYNKNKVENIPTSDGIIHGGENELFNNALEFYRAQTGFPIGYFWGLKTAGIFQNEAEVQNYRSASGKVIQPTAAPGDVKYVDVNGDGMIDNLDRGMIGNPNPNYTFGITLSGDYKGFDFSVVASGVAGNDIVQSYRNPSSQFGNYTSRILDRWHGEGTSNTIPRVTEDNRNWSNFSDLYIQKGDFLRISNITVGYNLGKVFKKSYLKQVRLYAAALNVYTFTKYDGMDPEIGYGTQGFASGIDLGYYPRPRTFMIGANLKF; encoded by the coding sequence ATGAGCGAAGCTGCTGTAAACAGCGGCAAACAACCATTGTTTACCAATGATCAAATAAAAGCCTTTGGCAAAGGTACAAGCTGGATGGACGAGATGTTTGTAGACAATGCACTCACACAAAACTATGCACTTGGTGCATCGGGCGCATCTGAAACTTCAGTTTATTCATTGGGTTTGTCTTATACCGGGCAGGAGGGTATTGTAGGGGGTAAAGGCTTGTCTAATTACGAACGCTACAGCTTTAAAATCAATTCAGAGCATAATTTTTATAAAGATATCATCAAAATTGGTCAGCACCTTACCTATACAGATATTAACAATAACGGTATACTGGTTGGTAATCAGTATAATAATACGTTACGTGGTGCATTTAGTGCCAGCCCATTTTTGAAGATGTATGATGAGAATGGAAACTTCTTCGATAACAGCAAATCTACATGGAATAATGGAGAGGCAAATCCTTATGCATTGATGGTATATAACAGCCAGAACAAAAATAATACTCAGCGTATACTTGGCGATATTTATATGGTAATTGAACCGATTAAAAATCTGAAATTCAGAACCAGTTTAGGTATAGATTATAGTGCAAGTGAAAGCCGTTCTTATACCCCTGTTTACAGCCTTTCGGTTTACAGTTATAACCTTGTTAACAAAGCCAGCCAGTCGATGAATAAAGGTAAATCACTAATCTGGGATAATTTGTTGAGCTATAAATTTAAGTTAGGTAATGACCATACTTTTGAAGCTATGGTAGGAAGTTCTGCATACCGTGCAGATGGTTCCAGTATTTTTGGAACTAATACAAATTTGATTGCAGATGGTTTTGATTATGCCTGGCTAAGTAATGCAACAGGTAAAAACATAGCGGGTATCACTATTGGAGGCAGACCTAACGATCCTGATCGCAGGTTATCTTATTTTGGTAGGTTAAATTATAATTACAAAGAAAAATTTTTATTAAATACCACTTTTAGGGCAGATGGTTCTTCACGTTTTGGCCCGGCAAACCGCTGGGGGTATTTCCCTTCTGTTTCTGTAGGCTGGGTAGTAACCAACGAGAGTTTTATGCAGGGACAAAAGGATTGGTTAGACTTTCTTAAGGTCCGTGCCAGCTGGGGGCAGGTTGGAAGTCAAAATATAGATGCGTTTCAATATCTGGCACCAATTAAGCTAAATAATACCAATTATATTTTTGGTCCTACTGAGGGTGTGCTTACTCCTGGCGGCTACCAAGAAAGAATTAGTAATCCTGCAGTGAAATGGGAAACCTCCGAACAGACGAATATCGGATTTGATGCTAATTTTTTGCAAGGCAAATTTGCGTTGAATTTTGACTGGTATAATAAAACGACTAAAGATTGGTTAATAGCCGTACCGATTCTGGCCACAGCTGGCGCCAATCCTCCTTTTATTAATGGTGGTAACGTGAGAAATACAGGTATAGAACTGGCCCTTACTTATAAAAACAAGGTGGGCGAATTTAATTATTCTGTTGGTGTTAATGGCGCTTATAACAAGAACAAAGTTGAAAATATTCCTACTTCCGATGGAATTATTCATGGTGGTGAGAATGAACTGTTCAACAATGCACTTGAGTTCTATCGTGCTCAAACCGGTTTCCCAATTGGCTATTTCTGGGGGTTAAAAACAGCGGGTATTTTTCAGAACGAAGCCGAGGTTCAAAATTACAGATCTGCCAGTGGTAAGGTAATACAACCAACCGCTGCTCCCGGAGACGTTAAGTACGTGGATGTTAACGGAGATGGTATGATAGATAACCTGGATAGGGGCATGATTGGTAATCCGAATCCGAATTATACATTTGGTATCACACTTTCGGGCGATTACAAAGGCTTCGATTTTTCTGTTGTAGCTTCTGGCGTGGCCGGAAATGATATTGTTCAATCCTACAGAAATCCGTCTAGTCAGTTTGGTAATTATACCTCCCGAATACTCGATAGATGGCACGGAGAGGGCACATCGAACACCATTCCTCGCGTAACTGAAGACAACCGGAATTGGAGTAATTTCTCTGATCTGTATATTCAAAAAGGTGATTTTTTAAGGATCAGCAACATCACTGTAGGTTATAATCTTGGCAAAGTATTTAAAAAGAGCTACCTGAAACAGGTAAGGTTATATGCTGCTGCATTAAACGTTTACACCTTTACAAAATACGATGGAATGGACCCGGAGATAGGTTATGGTACTCAGGGATTCGCGTCTGGTATCGATTTGGGTTATTATCCAAGACCAAGAACGTTCATGATAGGAGCCAATCTTAAGTTTTAA
- a CDS encoding DUF3560 domain-containing protein: MKHDFNERRDRRINYAKTKAAKNEKESDQLYNSAAEMASGIPMGQPILIGHHGEKLDRRYREKIQDTKGRSVKKQKKAVYYTDKAEAIAHAYNFEIIFVFNTHD, encoded by the coding sequence ATGAAACACGATTTTAATGAGCGCAGGGATCGCCGCATTAACTATGCGAAAACCAAGGCTGCTAAAAACGAAAAAGAATCCGACCAGCTTTACAACTCGGCCGCAGAGATGGCCTCGGGCATTCCCATGGGGCAACCGATTTTAATTGGTCACCATGGCGAAAAACTTGACCGCAGGTATAGGGAAAAAATACAGGATACTAAGGGTAGATCCGTTAAAAAGCAGAAAAAGGCAGTCTATTACACAGACAAGGCAGAAGCTATCGCTCACGCCTATAATTTTGAAATAATCTTCGTTTTCAATACTCACGATTAA
- a CDS encoding histone H1: MDKFKQVQEVIASVEADVAKFYGGGNGAAGTRVRKAMQALKTLAQEIRAEVTQKKNNAK; this comes from the coding sequence ATGGACAAATTCAAACAGGTACAGGAAGTAATCGCTTCAGTTGAGGCTGATGTAGCGAAATTTTATGGTGGTGGAAATGGGGCAGCAGGTACACGTGTGCGTAAAGCAATGCAGGCCCTTAAAACTTTGGCTCAGGAGATCAGGGCCGAGGTTACTCAGAAAAAAAACAACGCAAAATAA
- a CDS encoding TolC family protein, whose protein sequence is MPKSYRESSSLTGDSLSLPWKSFFSDEKLQHLISMSLKRNNDLAVAQLTIKQLEAGLKEAKQALLPTLDLNVTGARNWMSKNSLNGSLSEQFTKTSYIDDYNAQLRVSWEADIWGKAAMQQDGAYADLMANKESARALQTRIIAQVAQAYYNLLSLDEQLRIADRNKVLSDSTLKMTILQYKAGQVNSLAIQQAKAQLKTAELLVPLVKQNVAIQENALSILCGEFPSPIYRKPDFSVTVFNEGFGSSLPVRLLSRRPDVKAAEWAVMNAQAKLGLSKVAMYPSFSLTPSIGANSFKLNSWFNLPGSLAKNLAVNLTQPIFQKRSLKTAYERASLEQEKAVLQFKQRVLAAVGEVSDALEKQKRTAERLILIDEKLVALQKAAKDASLLYQNGMATYLEIITAQNNLLQTELERTNIRLEKLQSAVDLYRSLGGGLQ, encoded by the coding sequence ATGCCCAAAAGCTATAGGGAATCTTCATCGCTTACCGGTGATTCCCTGAGCCTTCCTTGGAAATCTTTTTTCAGTGATGAAAAATTACAGCACTTGATCTCGATGTCCTTAAAACGCAATAATGATCTGGCAGTTGCCCAGCTCACCATAAAACAGCTAGAGGCTGGATTAAAGGAAGCCAAACAAGCACTCCTGCCAACCCTTGATCTGAATGTAACGGGGGCAAGAAACTGGATGTCTAAAAACTCATTAAACGGTTCGCTGAGCGAGCAGTTTACCAAAACGAGCTATATCGATGATTACAATGCGCAGTTGAGGGTATCCTGGGAGGCTGATATTTGGGGCAAGGCGGCAATGCAGCAAGATGGTGCGTATGCTGATTTAATGGCAAACAAGGAAAGTGCGAGGGCTTTGCAAACCAGGATTATTGCTCAGGTAGCCCAGGCATACTATAATTTGCTATCTCTTGATGAACAGTTAAGAATTGCAGATCGAAATAAGGTTTTGAGCGACAGTACGTTAAAGATGACTATCCTGCAGTACAAGGCCGGACAGGTAAATTCATTGGCCATTCAGCAGGCAAAGGCACAGCTGAAAACTGCTGAATTATTGGTTCCTCTTGTAAAACAAAATGTCGCTATACAGGAAAATGCACTGAGCATTTTATGCGGTGAATTTCCGTCTCCTATTTACAGAAAACCAGATTTTAGTGTTACTGTGTTTAACGAAGGCTTCGGTAGTTCACTACCTGTAAGGCTGCTCAGCAGAAGGCCCGATGTAAAAGCAGCGGAATGGGCCGTAATGAATGCACAGGCCAAACTAGGTCTGTCAAAAGTGGCGATGTATCCTTCATTTAGCCTAACCCCATCTATTGGCGCCAATTCATTTAAACTGAACTCCTGGTTCAATCTCCCTGGATCGTTGGCAAAAAATCTGGCAGTTAATCTCACCCAGCCCATATTTCAGAAGAGATCGCTTAAGACAGCTTATGAGCGTGCCTCCCTGGAGCAGGAAAAGGCTGTACTTCAGTTTAAACAGCGCGTACTGGCCGCGGTAGGTGAGGTTAGCGATGCATTGGAAAAACAGAAACGTACCGCAGAACGGTTGATATTGATTGATGAAAAGCTGGTGGCTTTGCAAAAGGCAGCGAAAGATGCTTCGCTACTTTACCAAAATGGAATGGCAACCTATCTGGAAATCATCACGGCACAGAATAATCTGCTGCAGACTGAACTTGAGCGAACCAATATACGCCTGGAAAAACTCCAGTCTGCTGTTGATTTATACCGAAGCCTGGGCGGAGGACTGCAATAA
- a CDS encoding outer membrane beta-barrel protein, giving the protein MIRNLLLSALLIFSATYGQSQQINSNRTKHFYITPGIEILKSTHRNYFYGGSIKVNYLFQNGLEPGVGIEFAGTSLHKSNHYTLRNLRFFPIYANLKYNIKPLGKICPFAETSLGISINRYKSSYDFGPPEIIQVRESGFYTYLGLGAKFSLTPKIKALLGAGFKGYKMSLNDLDINPHGVSLNLGVTF; this is encoded by the coding sequence ATGATCAGAAACCTCTTACTAAGCGCACTGTTAATCTTCTCAGCCACTTATGGCCAGTCGCAACAGATCAATTCAAACAGAACAAAGCACTTTTACATTACACCAGGCATTGAAATACTAAAATCTACACATCGGAATTATTTTTACGGCGGGTCCATCAAGGTTAATTATCTGTTTCAAAACGGCCTTGAGCCCGGTGTCGGGATTGAATTTGCGGGTACTTCTCTTCACAAGAGCAACCATTACACGTTAAGAAATCTTCGCTTCTTTCCTATATATGCTAACTTAAAGTATAATATTAAACCGCTGGGAAAAATCTGCCCATTTGCCGAAACATCATTAGGAATTTCTATAAATAGATATAAAAGTTCTTATGATTTTGGTCCGCCAGAAATAATACAGGTTCGGGAATCAGGTTTTTATACCTATTTGGGTTTGGGGGCAAAATTTAGTTTAACACCTAAAATAAAAGCCTTATTGGGTGCCGGTTTTAAAGGATACAAGATGAGTTTAAATGATTTAGATATAAATCCACATGGGGTATCGCTAAATCTTGGAGTTACTTTCTAA
- a CDS encoding sensor histidine kinase, translating into MSEPIYAWKNSSLLLIYTEAWAEDCNNTNSFATEAGKAYFYTMGKTKYTREKIPVHHMIIVSLVALVILTLLSYLVDPYDPYWKDYYASPGWIALRDTLYTYIYVLLLTVISFWIDRKLDGWLTWEKKSGIRLFVQTLLQTIIAIISVHLMHLVYVVIFLEKEPSYSREELRLFSQFLTSAVILSLLIMAGNIGYYFLTNWKKTATLALELEVNAAQHKQAASEAELYALRLQIDPHFVFNNLSVLAEQILQDQQKGFEYAENFAKVYRYLLVNSKKDKISVAEELKFLESYLFLTRVRIGSGISFDINLAQISKDAMIPPMSLQLLVENAIKHNRTVKSDPLMIEIKSPKGNEILVSNELKPLLTHLNGTGIGLGNIRDRYRLLHAPEVVITKTEKHFTVILPLLK; encoded by the coding sequence TTGAGCGAACCAATATACGCCTGGAAAAACTCCAGTCTGCTGTTGATTTATACCGAAGCCTGGGCGGAGGACTGCAATAATACGAATAGCTTTGCCACTGAGGCTGGCAAAGCTTATTTTTACACCATGGGAAAAACAAAATATACAAGGGAGAAAATACCAGTACACCATATGATCATAGTAAGTCTGGTCGCGCTGGTGATTCTGACCTTGCTTTCATACCTGGTAGATCCATACGACCCCTACTGGAAAGATTATTACGCTAGCCCGGGCTGGATTGCACTTCGCGATACCCTATACACTTACATATATGTTTTGCTGCTCACGGTGATCAGTTTCTGGATAGACCGTAAACTTGATGGCTGGTTAACCTGGGAAAAAAAATCAGGAATACGGCTATTTGTCCAAACGCTTTTACAGACCATTATTGCTATTATTTCGGTTCACCTCATGCACCTGGTTTATGTTGTCATTTTTTTGGAAAAAGAACCAAGTTATTCAAGAGAAGAACTCCGGCTTTTCTCGCAGTTTCTAACTTCAGCAGTTATTCTTTCATTGTTGATCATGGCGGGCAATATTGGTTATTATTTCCTGACGAACTGGAAGAAAACAGCAACGTTGGCACTCGAACTTGAAGTAAATGCAGCCCAGCACAAACAGGCTGCCAGTGAAGCCGAACTTTACGCTTTGAGGCTACAGATCGACCCACATTTTGTATTCAACAACCTGAGTGTTCTGGCAGAGCAGATCTTACAGGATCAGCAAAAAGGCTTTGAATATGCAGAGAATTTCGCTAAGGTATACCGTTATTTATTGGTCAATTCAAAAAAAGATAAGATTTCGGTTGCGGAAGAACTTAAGTTTTTAGAGTCATATTTATTTTTGACCAGGGTACGGATCGGTTCGGGTATCTCATTTGACATCAATCTTGCGCAGATCAGTAAAGATGCGATGATACCGCCCATGTCATTACAACTTTTGGTAGAAAATGCCATCAAGCATAACCGAACAGTAAAATCAGACCCCTTGATGATCGAAATTAAGTCACCAAAGGGAAACGAAATCTTAGTTTCCAATGAATTGAAACCGTTGTTGACCCATTTGAATGGTACCGGTATCGGCCTTGGTAATATCAGGGATCGTTATCGTTTGCTCCATGCGCCAGAAGTCGTAATTACTAAAACTGAAAAGCATTTTACCGTAATCTTACCTTTACTTAAATGA